The bacterium genome contains the following window.
ATCCCGCCTGGTGGCTGAAAGACGGCGATACCGTGGTCTGCAGCATCGACCGGCTCGGATCCCTGGAAAATTCGCTCAAGAAAGTCGGATAGTCACATGAAAACCATCGATCCCCGCGAGCACCCGGTGCCGTTCGTGCACCGGACCCTGCTCAGTGGTGTCGCACCCCGTCCCATCGCACTTGTCGGCAGTATCGACAGTGAGGGACGGCACAATCTCGCACCTTTCAGTTTTTTCAATGCTTTCGGGGCCAATCCACCCGTCATCGTCGTTTCCCCTTCATACCGGGGAAAGGACGGTACCTCGAAACACACCTTCGAAAACATCCGCGAAAACGGGGAATTCACGGTCAGTACCGTCTCGTTCGACATGGTCCGACAGATCAACCTCGCCTCCGCGGATTTCCCGCAGGGTGTGGATGAATTCCAGAAGGCCGGATTCACCAAACTGCCATCCGACACCGTGCGTCCCCCCGGCGTCGCCGAATCCCCGTTCGTGATGGAATGCCGCCTGCTCGAACATTTCGACACAGGCGGAAAACCCGGAAGCGGAAATCTTCTGATCGCTGAAGTGCTTCGCTTTCACATCCGTGAATCCGCCTTCGAGGGAGAACGCATCGATCCACGACGCCTCGATCTTGTCGCCCGCATGGGCTACAACTGGTATTGCCGTGCGAATGGCGACGCGCTGTTCGAGCTGCCGAAGCCTTCACAGGTGGGTATGGGTATTGATGCATTACCGGAGCACATTCGGGTCAGCAGCATCTTTACGGGCAGCGATCTGGCCATGCTCGCCGGAGTGGCGTCCATACCGGATGCCGACGCCGTGCTGGCCCGCTGGCAGCGTATGTATGAGGAACTGCTGCCGGAAGGAAGTCAACCCGATCTCATGGAAGTCGAACTGCGTACCGGGACTCCGCAGCGTGCAGTCACCGCCCTGCTTCGAGCGTTCAAGTACGGCGCCCCGCCGATGGAGCGTGTTCTGACGGATCTTCAGCGCTGCGCACAGGCGGCATTGCATGCGGAAGACGTCGATTTTGCGTGGGAATGTGCTACAATGGCACAGACAGCACGGCTCTCAGCACTACCGCAATAGGAGCACCGGTCGCGGAACACCTGATTTGAAGTTTTTGTACCTTTCTTCCGTAACGGACAACACAACGCAAGAATCATGAGAATAACACAGAAATCATGAGCACCCCTCAGACCCCTTTGCAGGAAGTCCTCACCCGCTGGTACAGCATACGCCGCGGGTTCATCCGCGAACTGAACCAGATTCCGCCCGCACGTCTGACCTTCCGCGCAACGCTTGAAGTGCGCAGCATTCTCGATCTCGTGCAGCATGTGCTTGAGTTCTCAATTATTACCGTTGAAGAGCTCGTCAGGGAGGATACCAATCTGCATCGTGCGAGCATGGCGCAGCTGGCCAACGTCTACGCGCCCAATATCGGACGCGCGGACTCCAAGGAAAAGCTCATCAACCTCCTCGTCGAGCAGTACAGGGACGCTGAAGAGCGGCTGTCCACACTCGGCGAGTTGGAGATGCTGCAGCTCGTACCCCGGCTGGACGGCGGACAGCAGACTCGCATGTCGCTGCTGCAGGAGGCTATTCAACACGAAATGTATCATCGCGGACAGATGACGGTTTACATCCGCCTGCTCGGACTGGAACCCGCACTGACCCGCGACATGCACACTGCGATGCCCGGGAGTTTCAATCCCGGCACCGTCGATTGACCGATCATCCAATATCGTTTATTTCGGAGCATACAGTACATGGCAGAATCTTATGACGTCGTCGTCGTCGGGGGTGGCCCCGGCGGATACGTTGCAGCAATCCGTGCATCCCAGTTGGGATTGAAGACCGCCTGCGTCGAAGCAAAGCATCTCGGTGGTATTTGTCTCAACTGGGGCTGCATCCCCACGAAATCCCTCCTGCGAAACGCCGAAGTGTGGGAAACCGTACAGCACGCGGAAGAATTCGGACTGAAGTTCGACAATGTCTCCTTCGACTTTGAGAAAATCATCCAGCGAAGCCGGGGTATTGCCGACCGCATGTCCAAGGGCGTTGCGTTTCTCTTCAAGAAGTACAAAGTCGAACACATCGAAGCATTCGGGAAGCTTCTCGGACCCGGCAAAGTGGGCACGTTCAACAAGGATGGCGAGAAAACCGGTGAACTCGAGGCCAAGCATGTCATTCTTGCCACCGGCGCGCGTCCGCGCAGCATCCCCGGAATCGAAATCGATCGCAAGAAAATCATTTCCTACTTCGAGGCGATGTCCCTGAAAAAACTTCCCAAACGAATGATTGTGCTGGGCGCGGGCGCCATCGGTGTGGAATTCGCATACTTCTACAGCACGCTCGGAACGGAAGTGACCATCGTAGAGATGCTTGATCACATCCTCCCCATCGAAGACGAAGAAGTCTCGAAAGAGCTTGAGCGTAATTTCCGGAAAAAGAAAATCGGGCTTAAGACGGGACACAAGGTTGAATCCATCGACACCAGCGGCAAGGGGGTCAAGGTCAAGATCTCC
Protein-coding sequences here:
- a CDS encoding DinB family protein; protein product: MSTPQTPLQEVLTRWYSIRRGFIRELNQIPPARLTFRATLEVRSILDLVQHVLEFSIITVEELVREDTNLHRASMAQLANVYAPNIGRADSKEKLINLLVEQYRDAEERLSTLGELEMLQLVPRLDGGQQTRMSLLQEAIQHEMYHRGQMTVYIRLLGLEPALTRDMHTAMPGSFNPGTVD
- the lpdA gene encoding dihydrolipoyl dehydrogenase — its product is MAESYDVVVVGGGPGGYVAAIRASQLGLKTACVEAKHLGGICLNWGCIPTKSLLRNAEVWETVQHAEEFGLKFDNVSFDFEKIIQRSRGIADRMSKGVAFLFKKYKVEHIEAFGKLLGPGKVGTFNKDGEKTGELEAKHVILATGARPRSIPGIEIDRKKIISYFEAMSLKKLPKRMIVLGAGAIGVEFAYFYSTLGTEVTIVEMLDHILPIEDEEVSKELERNFRKKKIGLKTGHKVESIDTSGKGVKVKISSAKGEETLEGDIALMAVGVQGNVENIGLEEQSVELDRGYIKVDEYYRTNLEGVYAIGDVVGPPWLAHVASAEGITCVEAIAGKHPQPINYENIPGCTYCQPQVASVGLTEKKAKELGYEVKTGKFPFTASGKAVAAGHPEGFVKMIFDAKYGELLGTHIIGSEATELIAEAALGRTLETTEHEVIKTVHAHPTLSEALMEAAAQAYGESVNF
- a CDS encoding flavin reductase family protein, which codes for MKTIDPREHPVPFVHRTLLSGVAPRPIALVGSIDSEGRHNLAPFSFFNAFGANPPVIVVSPSYRGKDGTSKHTFENIRENGEFTVSTVSFDMVRQINLASADFPQGVDEFQKAGFTKLPSDTVRPPGVAESPFVMECRLLEHFDTGGKPGSGNLLIAEVLRFHIRESAFEGERIDPRRLDLVARMGYNWYCRANGDALFELPKPSQVGMGIDALPEHIRVSSIFTGSDLAMLAGVASIPDADAVLARWQRMYEELLPEGSQPDLMEVELRTGTPQRAVTALLRAFKYGAPPMERVLTDLQRCAQAALHAEDVDFAWECATMAQTARLSALPQ